The following coding sequences are from one Lolium rigidum isolate FL_2022 chromosome 6, APGP_CSIRO_Lrig_0.1, whole genome shotgun sequence window:
- the LOC124663689 gene encoding GDSL esterase/lipase At1g09390-like, with amino-acid sequence MTSQNPVQPRSAMSAAGASALWLALVLAVVAPVVLALTLSLPAASAAGFSCRPGARPVVFNFGDSNSDTGGMAAAKGWHITPPEGRAFFHHPTGRFCDGRLIIDFLCESLNISYLSPYLKAVGSNYSNGVNFAIGGSTTLPRDVLFSLHIQVQEFFFFKARSMELINQGQEAPIDAQGFENALYTIDIGQNDVNGLLSNLPYDQVVAKFPPILAEIKDAVQMLYANGSRNFWIHGTGALGCLPQKLSIARKNDSDIDQNGCLKTYNRAAVSFNAALGSLCNDLNVQLKNATVVYTDLFAIKYDLVANHTKYGFDRPLMTCCGYGGPPYNYDITRSCQSPNATVCTDGSKFVSWDGVHLTEAANAVAAAAILSSAYSIPKLKFDQFCKV; translated from the exons ATGACCTCGCAGAATCCA GTCCAACCAAGGTCGGCAATGTCGGCAGCGGGCGCCAGCGCACTATGGCTCGCCCTCGTGCTAGCGGTGGTGGCGCCAGTGGTGCTGGCACTGACGCTCTCACTGCCGGCGGCGTCCGCGGCCGGGTTCAGCTGCCGGCCCGGCGCGCGGCCGGTGGTGTTCAACTTCGGGGACTCCAACTCCGACACGGGTGGCATGGCGGCGGCCAAGGGGTGGCACATCACGCCGCCGGAGGGCCGCGCCTTCTTCCACCACCCCACCGGCCGCTTCTGCGACGGCCGGCTCATCATCGACTTCCTCT GTGAAAGCTTGAACATAAGCTATTTGAGCCCTTATTTGAAGGCGGTGGGTTCCAATTACAGTAACGGAGTAAATTTCGCCATAGGAGGTTCGACGACATTACCACGCGACGTTcttttttcattgcatatacaggTTCAGGAATTCTTTTTCTTCAAAGCAAGATCCatggaactcatcaatcaag GCCAGGAAGCTCCAATTGATGCACAAGGGTTCGAAAATGCTCTATATACCATAGATATAGGACAGAATGATGTTAACGGTCTTCTATCCAACTTGCCTTACGACCAAGTAGTCGCCAAATTCCCTCCAATACTCGCCGAGATTAAGGATGCTGTTCAG ATGCTGTATGCCAATGGGAGTCGGAACTTCTGGATACACGGAACAGGGGCTCTTGGTTGCCTGCCTCAGAAGCTTTCTATTGCGCGTAAAAATGACAGCGATATTGATCAGAATGGTTGCCTCAAGACATACAACAGAGCTGCAGTCTCGTTCAATGCAGCGCTTGGAAGCCTCTGCAACGATCTGAACGTGCAGTTGAAAAACGCGACCGTTGTGTACACCGATCTTTTCGCTATCAAGTATGACCTTGTGGCTAACCACACGAAATACG GTTTCGACAGGCCGTTGATGACGTGCTGCGGGTACGGAGGGCCACCTTACAACTACGATATTACCAGAAGCTGCCAGTCTCCGAATGCGACGGTCTGCACTGACGGCTCGAAGTTTGTCAGCTGGGACGGCGTGCACCTCACGGAGGCTGCCAATGCCGTTGCAGCTGCAGCCATACTGAGCTCTGCATACTCCATACCCAAGCTCAAGTTTGACCAGTTCTGCAAAGTCTGA